TATTAAAGAATTGTAACATTTAAAGAGAGTTTAATTCCTTTAGCTGTAAGCGCTCCTAGAGTTATTGACTTGGGATATATTTTTTGCTTATAGTGATTAATTTTCCAATTTGATTTGGTAAAAAGGCAGTAATCCCCTTTTTCCTTTAACATTTAGCCGACTTCTGAAACAAACCTGATGGTCTTGCTCATTATGAGAGTACCCACAATGGCGTTAAAAGGAAGCATCTTATACAACAAAATTGGCAACATTTTGCAGGAAAACCCCCCAGCACATAATGTAGAGACACGCCAATAGCGGGTCTTAAAGGAGAAGCAGAACCCAAGTCTTAATTAAGGAGTTTAATTACAGTAGAGCAATTGTAAGTTTTGGCGGATGTTTGTTAAAAATTTGATATTGAACAATTATCCCAAGTCAATGTATAAGATCACGTATACGTAAACGTATAACTTAAATATGTTAAATCAAACTTATGCCTCAAACTGTGTGGATTGCCAGACACGGAAATCGCTTGGACTTTGTGAACCCAGAATGGTTTAATACCGCCGAGCGACGCTATGACCCCCCTCTTTCTGATGACGGTTTAGTGCAAGCACAGCAATTAGCACAACGCTTAGTAGGAGAAAAAATTACTCATATTTTTGCTTCGCCTTTTTTGCGGACAGTACAAACTGCTTTTCAAGTAGCCGAAATCCTGGATTTACCAATAAAAGTTGAGTTTGGGTTGAGTGAATGGTTGAATCCGCACTGGATGACAGCTATGCCAGAAACATTGCCGTTAATAGGTTTAGCTGAAATTTTCCCCCGAATTGACCTTAATTATACTTCCCGTGTGACGGCAAATTATCCAGAAACTAGCGAACAAGTATTAAA
This genomic window from Oculatellaceae cyanobacterium contains:
- a CDS encoding histidine phosphatase family protein, with the translated sequence MPQTVWIARHGNRLDFVNPEWFNTAERRYDPPLSDDGLVQAQQLAQRLVGEKITHIFASPFLRTVQTAFQVAEILDLPIKVEFGLSEWLNPHWMTAMPETLPLIGLAEIFPRIDLNYTSRVTANYPETSEQVLKRAGKTAQLLATEFPENILLVGHGASVLGMAMGLLDVTVEPEINAALCCLVKLVRDGQEWVMELNGDVSHLSQVEKAIRFN